Proteins from a genomic interval of Paenibacillus sp. FSL R5-0623:
- a CDS encoding multidrug efflux SMR transporter, producing the protein MAWLFLILGGILEIGWALGLSFSDGFSKIEIVIPTVILMIGSFYFFAKSTKILPVSTAYAVFTGLGSFGTVIVGMIFLGDPVSAIKIVLVMILISCIIGLKFVSNEPKQKAGV; encoded by the coding sequence ATGGCGTGGTTATTTCTTATTCTTGGAGGAATCTTAGAGATAGGTTGGGCATTAGGTTTGTCATTCTCCGATGGTTTTTCGAAAATCGAGATCGTAATCCCCACGGTTATTTTAATGATTGGCAGCTTCTACTTCTTTGCAAAATCCACTAAAATACTTCCTGTATCAACCGCTTATGCGGTGTTTACCGGTCTTGGTTCATTTGGAACCGTAATTGTGGGAATGATTTTTTTGGGGGACCCCGTAAGTGCAATTAAAATCGTGTTGGTCATGATATTAATCAGTTGCATCATCGGTCTGAAATTTGTATCCAATGAACCTAAACAAAAGGCAGGTGTATAG
- a CDS encoding serine hydrolase domain-containing protein has protein sequence MDFKPLASFIDRITSWRIPWAEVLVMHRNDTVFHYRNGYANLEEKTPVGDGAIFNLYSMTKIMTCVAGLQLVEKGAMLLSDPLSDYLPEYAEMTVKKTMPNGEIRLEKATRAITVRDLFTMTAGFSYDVGCPSIQEAVKSTDGTLPTRDFARALAKEPLLFEPGTHWNYSMCHDVLGALVEVVSGKRFGTYLRDEITGPLGMNDTAFNLNDEQQKRLIPQYAYNDELEKAVRLDGNGFRVGTELESGGAGLLSTVSDYARFLNALTGHGTSPEGVRILSQASVELMRTDHLNEMTRADYSWDHMYGYGYGLGVRTHISKAGSGSLSPIGEFGWSGAAGCMAIMDPDSELTVMYAQHLLNSQEPYVQRRLRNVVYSCL, from the coding sequence ATGGATTTTAAACCGCTTGCTTCATTTATCGACCGCATTACATCCTGGCGTATACCGTGGGCAGAGGTGCTGGTGATGCATCGAAATGATACCGTTTTCCATTATCGTAATGGATACGCCAATCTGGAAGAGAAAACACCTGTCGGTGATGGAGCGATCTTCAATCTATACTCCATGACCAAAATTATGACCTGCGTGGCAGGGCTGCAACTGGTGGAGAAAGGGGCAATGCTGTTAAGTGATCCCTTGTCTGATTATCTGCCAGAGTATGCTGAGATGACGGTAAAGAAAACGATGCCGAACGGGGAGATCCGACTGGAAAAGGCGACAAGAGCCATTACAGTACGTGATTTGTTCACCATGACTGCCGGGTTCTCGTATGACGTTGGTTGTCCAAGCATTCAAGAAGCTGTAAAAAGCACCGATGGAACATTGCCAACACGTGATTTCGCGAGAGCGCTTGCCAAGGAACCGTTGCTGTTTGAACCAGGGACACACTGGAATTACAGCATGTGTCATGATGTGCTGGGAGCCTTGGTGGAAGTGGTAAGTGGCAAACGCTTTGGTACGTATCTACGGGACGAAATCACCGGACCACTTGGCATGAACGACACAGCATTCAATCTGAACGATGAGCAGCAGAAGCGCCTGATTCCACAGTATGCTTACAATGATGAGCTTGAAAAGGCTGTACGTTTGGACGGCAATGGATTCCGTGTGGGTACGGAGCTGGAAAGCGGCGGTGCAGGGTTGTTATCAACCGTTAGCGATTATGCACGTTTTCTGAACGCGCTTACTGGGCATGGTACGAGTCCTGAAGGTGTGCGCATTCTGTCACAAGCTTCAGTAGAACTGATGCGAACGGATCACCTGAACGAGATGACTCGTGCTGATTATTCGTGGGATCATATGTATGGATACGGCTATGGACTGGGTGTTCGCACACATATCTCCAAAGCAGGAAGCGGCTCACTGAGTCCAATTGGCGAATTTGGATGGAGCGGCGCTGCTGGTTGTATGGCTATTATGGATCCGGATTCAGAGCTTACAGTTATGTATGCACAGCACCTGCTGAATAGTCAGGAACCATACGTTCAACGACGCTTACGTAATGTGGTTTACTCCTGTCTGTAA
- a CDS encoding DUF4309 domain-containing protein has protein sequence MNKSELRLEDTRNLRSKAWPNSGVGDRAYLKSLKEAALKGVLPGRTDIKIGMTLQNAQKKLGKPTSRSNEEWGAFYYYSKFGVGFDSYMHELTNKSRIAVFDLYNEKQNLSPWNVKKWMGKPSSEYYNEVVGGYEMVYQLGNHAIVFNYEEEEDLIDFTSIY, from the coding sequence GTGAACAAATCGGAATTGCGGTTGGAAGATACGCGTAACCTCCGTTCAAAAGCTTGGCCGAACTCTGGTGTTGGTGATCGCGCTTACCTGAAAAGCCTGAAGGAAGCCGCTTTAAAGGGGGTATTGCCAGGTCGGACGGACATCAAGATTGGCATGACGCTTCAAAATGCGCAGAAAAAACTTGGGAAACCAACCTCTCGTTCAAACGAGGAATGGGGAGCGTTCTATTATTATTCTAAATTCGGCGTCGGGTTTGATTCATACATGCACGAGCTTACCAACAAATCACGTATTGCCGTTTTTGATTTGTACAATGAAAAGCAAAATCTTTCACCATGGAATGTGAAAAAATGGATGGGGAAACCTTCCTCAGAATACTACAATGAAGTCGTTGGTGGTTATGAGATGGTATACCAATTAGGTAATCACGCCATTGTATTCAACTATGAGGAAGAAGAGGACTTGATTGACTTTACGAGTATATATTAA
- a CDS encoding DMT family transporter: protein MIERNTLEKPSKFSDPIFVMLVASLCCLLWGSAYPSIKLGYIAFNILPEDIASKYVFAGYRFTLAGLLLLLLSRIVRKEKLQLSRPQWTGLIMLGILQTGLQYMFFYVGVANTTGVKGSIMNATTTFFSVVLAHFIYKNDKLSRNKIVGCLLGFVGVIIVNFHTDLLAFSFSFTGEGFVIIAALVFSVTALYAKRLTATIDVLIITGVSLFVGGLVLTLLGLSLGGRVTHFTLESTSNLIYLALLSSVAFCLWNMLLKYNKVGRVSVYNFLIPVFGALLSALFLGETILELKNLAALLFVSVGIYLVNRVRSVQSSNNTPIK from the coding sequence GTGATAGAGAGAAATACCCTTGAGAAACCGAGTAAATTTAGTGATCCCATTTTTGTCATGCTTGTGGCAAGCCTGTGTTGCTTGTTATGGGGAAGTGCGTACCCATCCATCAAACTTGGATATATCGCATTTAACATTCTGCCGGAAGATATTGCTTCCAAGTATGTATTTGCAGGATATCGATTTACACTGGCGGGCTTGCTTCTCTTGCTCCTGTCTCGTATCGTTAGAAAAGAGAAGCTTCAATTGTCCAGACCTCAGTGGACAGGCCTCATCATGTTAGGTATATTACAAACCGGTTTGCAATATATGTTTTTCTACGTTGGCGTAGCCAATACGACGGGTGTCAAAGGCTCCATTATGAACGCAACGACGACCTTTTTCAGTGTTGTTCTGGCCCATTTCATCTATAAAAATGACAAATTAAGCAGAAATAAAATCGTTGGCTGCTTGCTCGGATTTGTTGGTGTAATCATCGTAAACTTCCATACGGATCTGCTAGCTTTTTCCTTTTCATTCACAGGTGAAGGGTTCGTGATTATAGCAGCACTTGTTTTTTCCGTTACAGCCCTCTATGCAAAACGTCTCACCGCTACGATCGATGTTCTGATCATAACAGGGGTCAGCCTGTTCGTTGGGGGACTGGTACTTACGCTGTTAGGTCTATCACTCGGCGGTCGGGTTACTCATTTCACCTTGGAATCCACCAGTAACTTGATCTACCTGGCCTTACTGTCATCCGTCGCATTTTGTCTATGGAATATGCTTCTCAAGTACAACAAGGTCGGAAGAGTGTCTGTTTATAACTTTCTAATCCCTGTGTTTGGAGCTTTATTATCAGCATTATTCCTGGGGGAAACGATTCTGGAACTGAAGAATCTGGCTGCATTGTTGTTTGTATCGGTCGGTATTTATTTAGTCAATCGTGTACGTTCTGTGCAAAGCTCTAATAACACTCCAATAAAATAG
- a CDS encoding LacI family DNA-binding transcriptional regulator, whose amino-acid sequence MTTIKDVAQLAGVSVATVSRVINDRGYVHADTRKKVEDAVKALNFSPNEVARSLYKRKSKLIGLLLPDIANPYFPQLARGVEDRMQEQDYRLIFGNSDEDERKEQDYIQTFIQNNVVGVISSTNYPHSSIYENLKIPVVFLDRTSLDRPSVYADGREGGRLAAREIIKRGSRRITVMQGPSQIRPAQDRFEGAIEIIRDAGLDYKVIQTTSFSINEAGVWAEELFRKYADTDGVIASNDIAAMAVLHEASRIGRKVPDDVQVIGFDDIPMSRLLSPALSTIHQPAYEMGREAAGLLIQLVEQAAIENKNIQLPVSFIERGTTRKVRSDG is encoded by the coding sequence ATGACAACAATTAAAGATGTAGCTCAACTGGCTGGCGTATCTGTTGCCACCGTATCCAGGGTCATTAACGATAGAGGTTATGTTCATGCGGACACACGCAAGAAAGTAGAAGATGCTGTGAAGGCGCTTAACTTTTCGCCGAATGAAGTGGCCCGCTCATTATATAAGCGCAAGTCCAAACTGATTGGCCTGTTGTTGCCGGATATCGCCAACCCTTATTTCCCGCAGTTGGCCCGCGGCGTAGAGGACAGGATGCAAGAGCAGGATTATAGACTGATATTTGGAAATAGTGATGAGGATGAACGGAAGGAGCAGGATTACATCCAGACGTTTATCCAGAACAACGTGGTCGGTGTGATCTCTTCAACGAACTACCCTCATTCTTCAATATATGAAAACCTGAAGATTCCCGTTGTGTTTCTGGACAGAACATCACTCGATCGTCCATCCGTGTATGCGGACGGCAGGGAAGGTGGAAGACTAGCTGCAAGGGAGATCATCAAACGCGGCAGTCGCCGGATCACAGTTATGCAGGGACCGTCACAGATCAGACCCGCTCAAGATCGCTTTGAAGGAGCGATTGAAATCATCCGTGATGCTGGGTTAGACTACAAGGTAATCCAGACGACCTCATTTTCAATTAACGAGGCAGGTGTATGGGCTGAAGAATTATTCAGAAAGTATGCGGACACAGACGGGGTCATTGCCAGCAACGACATCGCAGCCATGGCCGTACTGCATGAGGCATCACGAATCGGAAGAAAGGTTCCTGATGACGTACAAGTGATTGGTTTCGATGACATTCCGATGAGCAGGCTGTTATCGCCGGCATTGTCCACCATCCATCAGCCAGCATACGAGATGGGAAGGGAAGCGGCGGGATTACTTATCCAGCTTGTGGAACAAGCTGCAATAGAGAACAAAAACATACAGTTACCCGTAAGTTTCATCGAACGGGGCACTACGAGAAAGGTGAGATCAGATGGCTAA